In Vibrio bathopelagicus, the following are encoded in one genomic region:
- a CDS encoding FxsA family protein codes for MFPILLLLFIFVPIIEIGLFIQVGGFLGLWPTIALVLITAFVGASLVRSQGIQTLMSVQGRLQQGEMPAQQILEGVMLAVAGVLLLTPGFMTDALGMLVLLPAPRAMIAKKMMEKMVVTNMSGGFHAGGQAGFGQSPFGQDPFNRDPSDPSKDGNTFEGEFEKKDDDNDRNRLN; via the coding sequence GTGTTTCCTATCTTATTATTACTATTTATCTTCGTACCTATCATTGAGATTGGTCTATTTATTCAAGTTGGTGGCTTCTTAGGGTTGTGGCCAACTATTGCGTTAGTTTTGATTACTGCATTTGTTGGTGCATCGCTTGTTCGTAGCCAAGGTATTCAGACACTTATGTCTGTGCAAGGTCGACTACAACAAGGCGAAATGCCAGCACAACAGATTCTTGAAGGAGTGATGCTTGCGGTTGCAGGTGTATTGCTGCTGACTCCGGGCTTTATGACGGACGCACTCGGTATGTTGGTATTGCTACCAGCACCAAGAGCGATGATTGCTAAGAAAATGATGGAAAAAATGGTGGTGACCAATATGTCTGGTGGCTTCCATGCTGGTGGACAAGCTGGTTTTGGCCAGAGCCCATTTGGACAAGACCCTTTCAATCGTGACCCATCTGACCCATCAAAAGATGGCAACACCTTTGAGGGTGAGTTTGAGAAGAAAGACGATGACAACGATCGTAATCGCTTAAACTAA
- the aspA gene encoding aspartate ammonia-lyase — protein MANLSEAQVEAPQATRLEEDLLGQRHVPADAYYGIHTLRAVENFNISNVTISDVPEFVRGMVMTKKAAALANKELGVIPSEVAKYIIEACDLILDTGKCMDQFPSDVFQGGAGTSVNMNANEVVANVALELMGKEKGQYEFINPNDHVNRSQSTNCAYPTGFRISVYNSVRKLIDAIEYLKGAFELKSQEFNTILKMGRTQLQDAVPMTVGQEFHAWAVTINEEIKNLEYTSKLLLEVNLGATAIGTGLNAAPGYQGLAVKHLAEVTGLECVAAEDLIEATSDCGAYVMTHGALKRLAVKLSKICNDLRLLSSGPRTGFNELNLPELQAGSSIMPAKVNPVVPEVVNQVCFKVLGNDNTVSFAAEGGQLQLNVMEPVIAQSMFESLDILTNACVNLRDKCVDGITVNKEVCESHVFNSIGIVTYLNPYIGHHEGDIVGKICAETGKSVRDVVLERGLLSEEELDDIFSVENLMHPQYKAKRYE, from the coding sequence ATGGCTAATCTATCAGAAGCTCAAGTTGAAGCTCCTCAAGCTACTCGTCTCGAAGAAGATCTACTAGGTCAACGTCATGTTCCGGCTGATGCTTACTACGGCATCCACACTCTACGCGCAGTTGAAAACTTCAACATCTCAAATGTAACGATCTCAGATGTACCTGAATTCGTTCGCGGTATGGTGATGACAAAGAAAGCAGCGGCTTTAGCAAACAAAGAGTTAGGTGTAATCCCAAGCGAAGTGGCTAAATACATCATCGAAGCTTGTGACCTAATTCTAGACACTGGCAAGTGTATGGATCAGTTCCCATCGGATGTATTCCAAGGTGGTGCTGGTACTTCTGTAAACATGAATGCTAACGAAGTAGTGGCAAACGTGGCACTTGAACTTATGGGCAAAGAAAAAGGCCAATATGAGTTCATCAACCCAAATGACCATGTAAACCGCAGCCAATCAACTAACTGTGCTTACCCAACTGGTTTCCGTATCTCTGTGTACAACAGCGTTCGTAAACTGATTGACGCTATCGAGTACCTAAAAGGTGCATTCGAGCTTAAGAGCCAAGAATTCAACACAATCCTGAAGATGGGTCGTACTCAACTTCAAGACGCTGTACCTATGACGGTTGGCCAAGAGTTCCACGCTTGGGCTGTAACCATCAATGAAGAAATCAAAAACCTAGAATACACTTCAAAGCTTCTGCTTGAAGTTAACCTAGGCGCAACGGCTATCGGTACCGGTCTGAACGCAGCACCGGGTTACCAAGGCCTAGCAGTGAAACACCTAGCAGAAGTAACTGGCCTAGAGTGTGTAGCCGCTGAAGATCTTATCGAAGCAACGTCTGACTGTGGCGCATACGTAATGACGCACGGTGCACTTAAGCGTCTAGCGGTTAAACTGTCTAAGATCTGTAACGACTTACGTCTTCTTTCTTCAGGCCCACGCACTGGCTTCAACGAGCTAAACCTACCAGAACTGCAAGCGGGTTCTTCAATCATGCCTGCTAAAGTAAACCCAGTTGTACCTGAAGTAGTAAACCAAGTTTGCTTTAAAGTTCTAGGTAACGACAACACGGTTTCTTTCGCAGCAGAAGGCGGTCAGCTTCAACTGAACGTAATGGAACCTGTTATCGCACAAAGCATGTTTGAGTCTTTAGACATCCTAACAAACGCATGTGTGAACCTACGCGACAAGTGTGTAGACGGCATTACTGTGAACAAAGAAGTATGTGAATCTCACGTATTTAACTCTATCGGTATCGTAACTTACCTAAACCCATACATTGGCCACCACGAAGGTGACATCGTTGGTAAGATTTGTGCAGAAACAGGTAAGAGTGTTCGTGATGTAGTTCTAGAGCGCGGTTTATTGAGCGAAGAAGAACTTGATGACATTTTCTCTGTTGAAAATTTGATGCATCCTCAGTATAAAGCGAAGCGCTACGAATAA
- a CDS encoding anaerobic C4-dicarboxylate transporter, giving the protein MIAVELFIVLLFIFLGARIGGIGIGFAGGAGVIALSLILGVPTSQSFIPIDVILIIMSVITAIAAMQVAGGMDWLVQIAENFLRKHPERITFYAPIVTFVMTLMAGTGHTAFSTLPVIAEVAKGQGVRPSRPLSIAVVASQIAITASPISAAVVAFAAMLAPFGVDYLTLLMVCIPTTFIACMVGAVVANYMGSELKDDPVYQERLEKGLIKLATEEKREILPTAKRATYIFLAAIGFVVCYAAAISSSVGLIENPALGRNEAIMSVMLAAAAAIVMFTKIDAAKISSAPTFRSGMTACVCVLGVAWLGSTFVNAHVAEIKDVAGALLADYPWMLALVLFFASMLLYSQGATTVALMPAALAIGVAPLTAVASFAAVSALFVLPTYPTLLAAVEMDDTGSTRIGNYVFNHPFFIPGVVTISTAVALGFAFGGLFI; this is encoded by the coding sequence ATGATTGCAGTAGAACTATTTATCGTCCTGCTCTTTATCTTTTTGGGGGCCAGAATTGGCGGTATCGGTATTGGTTTTGCCGGTGGTGCTGGTGTTATTGCCCTTTCACTTATTCTTGGTGTTCCAACAAGCCAATCTTTCATCCCGATCGACGTAATCTTGATCATCATGTCGGTTATCACCGCAATTGCAGCAATGCAGGTTGCTGGCGGTATGGACTGGTTGGTGCAAATTGCAGAAAACTTTTTGCGTAAGCACCCTGAACGCATCACCTTTTACGCGCCAATCGTGACCTTTGTAATGACATTGATGGCGGGTACTGGCCACACAGCATTCTCAACGCTTCCTGTAATCGCAGAAGTAGCGAAAGGCCAAGGCGTGCGTCCTTCTCGTCCACTGTCTATCGCAGTAGTAGCCTCTCAAATTGCTATCACAGCTTCTCCAATTTCGGCAGCGGTTGTGGCATTCGCAGCAATGCTGGCACCATTTGGTGTTGATTACCTAACGCTATTGATGGTTTGTATCCCAACAACCTTCATCGCTTGTATGGTTGGTGCGGTTGTCGCTAACTACATGGGCAGCGAACTGAAAGACGATCCTGTTTACCAAGAGCGTCTAGAAAAAGGTCTAATCAAACTGGCAACAGAAGAGAAACGCGAGATCCTTCCAACAGCGAAGAGAGCGACTTACATCTTCCTAGCGGCGATTGGTTTCGTTGTTTGTTACGCAGCAGCTATCTCTAGCTCTGTTGGCCTAATTGAAAACCCAGCTCTGGGCCGTAACGAAGCAATCATGTCTGTGATGCTGGCAGCTGCTGCTGCAATTGTTATGTTCACTAAGATTGATGCAGCGAAGATTTCTTCAGCGCCAACATTCCGCTCCGGTATGACAGCGTGTGTATGTGTACTTGGTGTGGCTTGGTTAGGTTCTACGTTTGTAAACGCACACGTTGCTGAAATCAAAGACGTAGCAGGCGCTCTACTGGCTGACTACCCATGGATGCTGGCTCTTGTTCTGTTTTTCGCTTCTATGCTGCTTTACTCTCAAGGCGCAACAACAGTTGCACTAATGCCTGCAGCTCTAGCGATTGGCGTAGCACCACTAACAGCCGTTGCTTCATTTGCTGCGGTAAGTGCGCTGTTCGTACTTCCAACTTACCCTACGCTACTAGCAGCGGTTGAGATGGATGACACAGGCTCAACGCGTATCGGTAACTACGTATTCAACCACCCATTCTTCATTCCAGGTGTGGTAACAATCAGTACTGCGGTAGCACTAGGCTTCGCATTCGGCGGTCTGTTTATCTAA